From a single Nymphaea colorata isolate Beijing-Zhang1983 chromosome 4, ASM883128v2, whole genome shotgun sequence genomic region:
- the LOC116253153 gene encoding zinc finger BED domain-containing protein RICESLEEPER 2-like, with protein MVQDGLSVIRDELGKIREAVKYIKCSPSRLYNFQVIVDEFEMRGQKKLVLDVSTRWNSTYLMLEVALMYRHVFDRFAMEDVGSKYPTTNLFFLEIWGVQELLQEGVTNGSSFMKRMAFKMKENFDKYWSSRNILMTIASILDPRIKLSLTDFVFSKTFCQIEEKEEHMTLVRSTMQDLYNSYIAKIDGSNKDVESDSTTFMRGTDPSCGNSSRSRIRFFSFLNKADNVHFQASKSELDMYLEDGLLKCDVTAHDSFDILIWWKDKELKYPILSHMARDILCIPITTVASESAFSIGGRIVDESRSSLSLKTVEELVCLGDWIKQYGDPMNLVPGTAEDEIA; from the exons atgGTGCAAGATGGTTTGTCTGTAATTAGAGATGAACTTGGTAAGATCAGAGAGGCTGTCAAATACATAAAATGTTCCCCATCAAGACTTTACAACTTTCAGGTTATAGtagatgaatttgaaatgcGTGGTCAAAAGAAGTTGGTGCTAGATGTTTCAACTAGATGGAATTCTACTTACTTGATGTTGGAAGTTGCACTTATGTACAGACATGTGTTTGATAGATTTGCTATGGAAGATGTTG GGTCGAAGTATCCTACAACGAACctatttttcttagaaatttggGGGGTTCAAGAATTATTACAAGAAGGAGTTACAAATGGGTCTAGCTTTATGAAGAGAATGGcattcaaaatgaaggaaaattttgataaatattgGAGTTCCCGCAACATATTAATGACTATTGCTTCGATACTAGATCCAAGGATAAAGTTGAGTTTAACAGACTTTGTCTTTTCAaagactttttgtcaaatagaagaaaaagaagaacatatgACATTAGTAAGAAGTACAATGCAAGACCTTTATAATAGCTACATTGCAAAAATTGACGGTTCAAATAAAGATGTTGAAAGTGATTCTACTACTTTTATGAGAGGAACTGACCCATCATGTGGCAACTCCAGTAGAAGTAGAATAagattttttagctttttaaataAAGCAGACAATGTTCATTTTCAAGCTTCAAAGTCTGAGCTTGATATGTATTTAGAAGATGGATTGCTCAAATGTGATGTTACCGCTCATGATTCGtttgatatattaatttggTGGAAAGATAAAGAACTGAAATACCCCATTTTATCACATATGGCAAGAGATATATTGTGTATTCCTATCACTACAGTTGCCTCTGAATCTGCTTTTAGTATTGGAGGTCGAATTGTGGATGAATCTAGGAGTTCATTGAGCCTAAAGACAGTAGAAGAATTAGTTTGTTTAGGCGATTGGATAAAACAGTATGGCGACCCTATGAATCTTGTACCG GGTACTGCTGAAGATGAGATTGCATGA